A region of Mesoplodon densirostris isolate mMesDen1 chromosome 11, mMesDen1 primary haplotype, whole genome shotgun sequence DNA encodes the following proteins:
- the STAC3 gene encoding SH3 and cysteine-rich domain-containing protein 3 isoform X1 — translation MTEKEVLESSSFPAETRQSGLQRLKQLFRKESTGTKETELPPEPQANGEAVGAGDGPIYYIYEEEEEEEEEEPPPEPPKLVNDKPHKFKDHFFKKPKFCDVCARMIVLNNKFGLRCKNCKTNIHEHCRSYVEMQRCFGKIPPGFHRAYSSPLYSNQQYACVKDLSAANRNDPVFETLRIGVIMANKERKKGQADKKNSLAAMMEEEPESARPQEGKPQDGNPEGDKKAEKKTPDDKHKQPGFQQSHYFVALYRFKALEKDDLDFPPGEKITVIDDSNEEWWRGKIGEKVGFFPPNFIIRVRSGERVHRVTRSFVGNREIGQITLKKDQIVVQKGDEAGGYVKVYTGRKVIRDPPGPRLVRGGETDASARQGLCRQ, via the exons ATGACAGAAAAGGAGGTGCTGGAGTCCTCCTCCTTCCCAGCAGAGACTCGGCAAAGTGGG CTACAGCGGCTGAAGCAATTATTCAGGAAGGAGTCTACAGGGACAAAGGAAACGGAGCTTcccccagagccccaggccaaTGGGGAAGCAGTGGGAGCTGGGGATGGGCCCATCTACTACATctatgaggaagaggaggaagaagaggaggaggagccaCCCCCAGAACCTCCTAAGCTTGTTAATGATAAGCCCCACAAATTCAAAGATCATTTCTTCAAGAAGCCCAAGTTCTGTGATGTCTGTGCCCGGATGATTGTGC TCAACAACAAATTTGGGCTTCGCTGTAAGAACTGCAAAACTAACATCCACGAACACTGTCGGTCCTATGTGGAGATGCAGAGATGCTTCGGCAAGATC CCCCCTGGTTTCCATCGGGCCTATAGCTCCCCTCTCTACAGCAACCAGCAGTACGCTTGTGTCAAAGATCTCT CTGCTGCCAATCGCAATGACCCTGTGTTTGAAACCCTTCGCATTGGGGTGATCATGGCAAACAAGGAACGGAAGAAGGGACAGGCAGATAAAAAAAAT TCTCTAGCAGCCATGATGGAAGAGGAGCCAGAGTCTGccagaccacaggaaggcaaaccCCAGGATG GAAACCCTGAAGGGGATAAGAAAGCTGAAAAGAAGACACCTGATGACAAA CACAAGCAGCCTGGCTTCCAGCAGTCTCATTACTTTGTGGCTCTCTATCGATTCAAAGCCCTGGAGAAGGACGATCTGGATTTCCC gcCTGGAGAGAAGATCACAGTCATTGATGACTCCAATGAGGAGTGGTGGCGG GGGAAAATAGGGGAGAAGGTCGGATTTTTCCCTCCAAACTTCATCATTCGGGTCCGGTctggagagcgtgtgcaccgcgTAACGAGATCCTTCGTGGGGAACCGCGAGATAGGGCAGATCACTCTCAAGAAGGACCAG ATTGTGGTGCAGAAAGGAGATGAAGCCGGTGGCTACGTCAAGGTCTACACCGGCCGCAAG GTAATCCGAGACCCACCTGGGCCGAGGCTGGTGCGAGGTGGGGAGACAGATGCGTCCGCCAGGCAAGGCCTCTGTCGTCAATGA
- the STAC3 gene encoding SH3 and cysteine-rich domain-containing protein 3 isoform X2, whose product MTEKEVLESSSFPAETRQSGLQRLKQLFRKESTGTKETELPPEPQANGEAVGAGDGPIYYIYEEEEEEEEEEPPPEPPKLVNDKPHKFKDHFFKKPKFCDVCARMIVLNNKFGLRCKNCKTNIHEHCRSYVEMQRCFGKIPPGFHRAYSSPLYSNQQYACVKDLSAANRNDPVFETLRIGVIMANKERKKGQADKKNSLAAMMEEEPESARPQEGKPQDGNPEGDKKAEKKTPDDKHKQPGFQQSHYFVALYRFKALEKDDLDFPPGEKITVIDDSNEEWWRGKIGEKVGFFPPNFIIRVRSGERVHRVTRSFVGNREIGQITLKKDQIVVQKGDEAGGYVKVYTGRKVGLFPTDFLEEIEA is encoded by the exons ATGACAGAAAAGGAGGTGCTGGAGTCCTCCTCCTTCCCAGCAGAGACTCGGCAAAGTGGG CTACAGCGGCTGAAGCAATTATTCAGGAAGGAGTCTACAGGGACAAAGGAAACGGAGCTTcccccagagccccaggccaaTGGGGAAGCAGTGGGAGCTGGGGATGGGCCCATCTACTACATctatgaggaagaggaggaagaagaggaggaggagccaCCCCCAGAACCTCCTAAGCTTGTTAATGATAAGCCCCACAAATTCAAAGATCATTTCTTCAAGAAGCCCAAGTTCTGTGATGTCTGTGCCCGGATGATTGTGC TCAACAACAAATTTGGGCTTCGCTGTAAGAACTGCAAAACTAACATCCACGAACACTGTCGGTCCTATGTGGAGATGCAGAGATGCTTCGGCAAGATC CCCCCTGGTTTCCATCGGGCCTATAGCTCCCCTCTCTACAGCAACCAGCAGTACGCTTGTGTCAAAGATCTCT CTGCTGCCAATCGCAATGACCCTGTGTTTGAAACCCTTCGCATTGGGGTGATCATGGCAAACAAGGAACGGAAGAAGGGACAGGCAGATAAAAAAAAT TCTCTAGCAGCCATGATGGAAGAGGAGCCAGAGTCTGccagaccacaggaaggcaaaccCCAGGATG GAAACCCTGAAGGGGATAAGAAAGCTGAAAAGAAGACACCTGATGACAAA CACAAGCAGCCTGGCTTCCAGCAGTCTCATTACTTTGTGGCTCTCTATCGATTCAAAGCCCTGGAGAAGGACGATCTGGATTTCCC gcCTGGAGAGAAGATCACAGTCATTGATGACTCCAATGAGGAGTGGTGGCGG GGGAAAATAGGGGAGAAGGTCGGATTTTTCCCTCCAAACTTCATCATTCGGGTCCGGTctggagagcgtgtgcaccgcgTAACGAGATCCTTCGTGGGGAACCGCGAGATAGGGCAGATCACTCTCAAGAAGGACCAG ATTGTGGTGCAGAAAGGAGATGAAGCCGGTGGCTACGTCAAGGTCTACACCGGCCGCAAGGTGGGGCTGTTTCCCACCGACTTCCTGGAGGAGATTGAGGCGTGA
- the NDUFA4L2 gene encoding NADH dehydrogenase [ubiquinone] 1 alpha subcomplex subunit 4-like 2, whose protein sequence is MAGTSLGARFYRQIKRHPGLIPMIGFIGLGMGSATLYLLRLALRSPDVCWDRKNNPEPWNRLSPNDQYKFLAVSTDYKKLKKDRPDF, encoded by the exons ATGGCAGGAACCAGCCTCGGAGCCCGCTTCTACCGGCAGATCAAGAGACATCCCGGG CTCATCCCGATGATCGGCTTCATTGGCCTGGGCATGGGCAGCGCTACGCTCTACTTGCTGCGACTCGCCCTGCGCAGCCCCGACGTCTG CTGGGACCGAAAGAACAACCCGGAGCCCTGGAACCGCCTGAGCCCCAATGACCAGTACAAG TTCCTTGCAGTTTCCACTGACTataagaaactgaagaaagaCCGGCCAGACTTCTAA